A single Paratractidigestivibacter faecalis DNA region contains:
- a CDS encoding NADH peroxidase, with product MKWVCKVCGYIYEGSEPPAECPVCHAPASQFEEVKGELTLAAEHEYGIYDKTVKDNPNISDEDKAYILEQLKANFTGECSEVGMYLCMARIAHREGYPEVGLYWEKAAYEEAEHAAKFAELLGTELEPNMKATTKDNLAWRVDCEFGATAGKVELATCAKKNGLDAIHDTVHEMARDEARHGKALKGLLERYFG from the coding sequence ATGAAGTGGGTCTGCAAGGTCTGCGGTTACATCTACGAGGGTTCCGAGCCTCCCGCGGAGTGCCCCGTCTGCCACGCTCCCGCCAGCCAGTTCGAGGAGGTCAAGGGCGAGCTCACCCTGGCCGCCGAGCACGAGTACGGCATCTACGACAAGACCGTCAAGGACAACCCCAACATCTCCGACGAGGACAAGGCCTACATCCTCGAGCAGCTGAAGGCCAACTTCACCGGTGAGTGCTCCGAGGTCGGCATGTACCTCTGCATGGCCCGCATCGCCCACCGCGAGGGCTACCCCGAGGTCGGCCTGTACTGGGAGAAGGCCGCCTACGAGGAGGCCGAGCACGCCGCCAAGTTCGCCGAGCTGCTGGGCACCGAGCTTGAGCCCAACATGAAGGCCACCACCAAGGACAACCTGGCCTGGCGCGTCGACTGCGAGTTTGGCGCCACCGCCGGCAAGGTCGAGCTGGCCACCTGCGCCAAGAAGAACGGCCTGGACGCCATCCACGACACCGTCCACGAGATGGCTCGCGACGAGGCCCGTCACGGCAAGGCCCTCAAGGGCCTGCTCGAGCGCTACTTCGGCTAA
- a CDS encoding 2,3-bisphosphoglycerate-dependent phosphoglycerate mutase → MALSTVVVMRHGESTWTDASVNRFAGWVDVPLTERGRAQAAHAGALLKSAGLRPDVCFTSLLRRSIVSAQIALDAVDRLWVPTERTWRLNERHYGAFQGQTRPAMRERYGEKLFSAYRRSFDVRPPEIDAASPYFQGHDERYCPDGLDGADPSQIRAESLADVVVRLRPWWQARVEPLVAAGRTVLIVTHGSVVRAIKKELEGLSANEISQVNIPTGVPLTYEFECSGRQGERPRVIGAGSYLDPDAARAGIDAVNRLGSAQ, encoded by the coding sequence ATGGCACTGTCCACTGTGGTTGTTATGAGGCATGGGGAGAGCACGTGGACGGACGCCTCGGTCAACAGGTTTGCCGGATGGGTGGACGTGCCGCTGACCGAGCGAGGACGCGCGCAGGCTGCGCACGCCGGGGCGCTGCTCAAGAGCGCGGGACTCCGCCCGGACGTCTGCTTCACTTCTCTTCTGCGACGCTCCATCGTGAGCGCGCAGATCGCGCTGGATGCCGTAGACCGGCTCTGGGTTCCGACGGAGCGCACCTGGAGGCTCAACGAGCGCCACTACGGCGCCTTCCAGGGACAGACCCGCCCGGCCATGCGAGAGCGCTACGGCGAGAAGCTCTTCTCTGCGTATAGGCGCAGCTTTGACGTGAGGCCGCCCGAGATCGACGCGGCGTCGCCGTACTTCCAGGGGCACGACGAGCGGTATTGCCCGGACGGGCTGGATGGCGCCGACCCGTCACAGATTCGCGCGGAGTCGCTGGCGGACGTGGTGGTAAGGCTGCGCCCCTGGTGGCAGGCGCGCGTGGAACCGCTGGTTGCCGCGGGAAGGACTGTGCTCATCGTCACCCACGGGTCCGTGGTGCGCGCCATCAAGAAGGAGCTCGAGGGACTCAGCGCCAATGAGATTTCCCAGGTCAACATACCCACCGGAGTGCCCCTGACCTATGAGTTCGAGTGCTCCGGGAGGCAGGGCGAGCGTCCCCGCGTCATAGGAGCCGGTAGCTACCTTGACCCCGACGCTGCCCGCGCCGGCATCGATGCCGTCAACCGGCTGGGCAGCGCCCAATAG
- the fucO gene encoding lactaldehyde reductase → MAVNRFVLNTISYHGKGAIKEIPGEITRRGYKKAFVCSDPDLVKFGVTAKVTDELDAAGIPWTLYSEIKPNPTIQNVKDGVEAYKASGADMMVAIGGGSSMDTCKGIGVIIENPEFADVTSLEGVAPTKNHATFTIAVPTTAGTAAEVTINYVITDPDKVRKFVCVDTNDIPEVAVVDPDMMASMPAGLTAATGMDALTHAIEGYTTKGAWELSDMFHYKAIELISKNLRDSVAEAKSGEPGSGREGMALGQYIAGMGFSNVGLGIDHSMAHTLSAHYDTPHGVACAMLLPIAMEFNKPVVTERLAEVAKAMGVDTTGMTTDEAADAAIAAVKQLSADVNIPTVCQAMKAEEIDQLTTDAMNDACFPGNPREATHEDVVELFKKICPEA, encoded by the coding sequence ATGGCAGTCAACCGCTTCGTTCTCAACACCATCAGCTATCACGGCAAGGGTGCCATCAAGGAGATCCCGGGCGAGATTACCCGCCGCGGCTACAAGAAGGCCTTCGTGTGCTCCGACCCCGACCTCGTCAAGTTTGGCGTGACCGCCAAGGTCACCGACGAGCTCGATGCCGCCGGCATCCCCTGGACCCTCTACTCTGAGATCAAGCCCAACCCCACCATCCAGAACGTCAAGGACGGCGTCGAGGCGTACAAGGCCTCCGGCGCTGACATGATGGTCGCCATCGGCGGCGGCTCCTCCATGGACACCTGCAAGGGCATCGGCGTCATCATCGAGAACCCCGAGTTTGCCGACGTTACCAGCCTCGAGGGCGTCGCCCCCACCAAGAACCACGCCACCTTCACCATTGCCGTGCCCACCACCGCCGGCACCGCGGCCGAGGTCACCATCAACTACGTGATCACCGACCCGGACAAGGTCCGCAAGTTCGTCTGCGTTGACACCAACGACATCCCCGAGGTCGCCGTCGTCGACCCCGACATGATGGCCTCCATGCCCGCCGGCCTCACCGCCGCCACCGGCATGGACGCTCTCACCCACGCCATCGAGGGCTACACCACCAAGGGCGCCTGGGAGCTCTCCGACATGTTCCACTACAAGGCCATCGAGCTCATCTCCAAGAACCTGCGCGACTCCGTGGCCGAGGCCAAGAGCGGCGAGCCTGGCAGCGGCCGCGAGGGCATGGCCCTAGGCCAGTACATTGCCGGCATGGGCTTCTCCAACGTGGGCCTGGGTATCGACCACTCCATGGCGCACACGCTGTCCGCCCACTACGACACCCCGCACGGCGTCGCCTGCGCCATGCTGCTCCCCATTGCCATGGAGTTCAACAAGCCCGTTGTTACCGAGCGTCTGGCCGAGGTCGCCAAGGCCATGGGCGTTGACACCACCGGCATGACCACCGACGAGGCTGCCGACGCCGCCATCGCCGCCGTCAAGCAGCTCTCCGCCGACGTCAACATCCCGACGGTCTGCCAGGCCATGAAGGCCGAGGAGATCGACCAGCTGACCACCGACGCCATGAACGACGCCTGCTTCCCCGGCAACCCGCGCGAGGCCACGCACGAGGACGTCGTCGAGCTGTTCAAGAAGATCTGCCCGGAGGCCTAG
- a CDS encoding DUF3783 domain-containing protein: MAGKPSKKKAAKKKVRPSGPARCAVLWGLDPSFGEEAAQKGAAVRQVLRQMGVPARTLAYERLGDSAAAAAGLVGARPALAPYDGPTPDCEFVLLCGFNNPQVSEFIARSREAGCTVGPKALLTSANRSWPMARLIQAVNAEHHQLTD, encoded by the coding sequence ATGGCAGGCAAGCCCTCAAAGAAGAAGGCTGCCAAGAAGAAGGTCAGGCCCTCGGGGCCCGCGCGCTGCGCGGTGCTCTGGGGGCTTGACCCCTCCTTTGGCGAGGAGGCGGCCCAGAAGGGCGCGGCCGTCCGCCAGGTGCTGCGCCAGATGGGCGTGCCGGCGCGGACGCTTGCCTACGAGCGCCTGGGAGACTCGGCCGCCGCGGCAGCCGGCTTGGTTGGCGCGCGCCCGGCGCTTGCTCCCTACGACGGGCCGACCCCGGACTGCGAGTTCGTGCTTCTCTGCGGCTTCAACAACCCGCAGGTCAGCGAGTTCATTGCCCGCTCGCGCGAGGCCGGCTGCACGGTTGGTCCCAAGGCCCTGCTGACCTCGGCCAACCGCTCCTGGCCCATGGCTCGCCTCATCCAGGCCGTCAACGCCGAGCACCACCAGCTGACCGACTGA
- a CDS encoding helix-turn-helix transcriptional regulator produces the protein MHPYPEELLPATMSTLGKAFDFADKHLPEGLASFYELFACSDVARTFDGPDAHPDLNGSGIQLVLSVCEGVSSEGLDLMLMSERRPDKGHRERAKWCGALLAYHQWDTGATFRAISTYLGIDELFSLFEERGKEPLPQISAHIAQTLAIRTAPTRLRHFRAEAGLTQHGLAAASGVSLRSIQQYEQRKKDINRAQARSVLLLSQALGCSMEDLLEP, from the coding sequence GTGCATCCCTACCCCGAAGAGCTTCTCCCCGCCACGATGAGCACCCTTGGCAAGGCCTTCGACTTTGCCGACAAGCACCTCCCGGAGGGCCTCGCCTCCTTCTACGAGCTCTTTGCGTGCTCGGACGTGGCGCGCACCTTCGACGGCCCCGATGCGCACCCGGACCTCAACGGCTCGGGAATCCAGCTCGTGCTCTCGGTCTGCGAGGGGGTCTCGTCGGAGGGCCTGGACCTCATGCTGATGAGCGAGCGCCGGCCTGACAAGGGGCACCGGGAGCGCGCCAAGTGGTGCGGCGCGCTTCTGGCCTACCACCAGTGGGACACCGGGGCGACATTCAGGGCCATCTCGACCTACCTGGGAATCGACGAGCTCTTTTCTCTCTTTGAGGAGCGTGGAAAAGAGCCTCTGCCCCAGATCTCGGCCCACATAGCGCAGACGCTGGCGATAAGGACAGCCCCCACCCGACTGCGCCACTTCCGCGCGGAGGCCGGGCTCACGCAGCACGGCCTTGCCGCGGCCTCGGGCGTCTCCCTGCGCTCCATACAACAGTACGAGCAGCGCAAGAAGGACATCAACCGCGCCCAGGCAAGGTCGGTCTTGCTCCTCTCGCAGGCGCTGGGATGCTCGATGGAGGACCTGCTGGAGCCGTGA
- a CDS encoding IS3 family transposase, which yields MYSSDERDAILGLWRESGRPAHRFARESGLASAESIRRWASGDLGVGWHAPYTLAQRADAARRALAGEDPAEVAASIGCHPETVRGWARAAGREGEVSLANGRGAPRVPPPADPGDLEALRAENRALRLELARAEAVLDVLKGGGPGRGPDSLTAAERALVADALRPGFGLEDALRAAGVARSTYYYHRARRGAPDRLAALRARVRALFEAGGGAWGYRTIWARLRLDPDEPLAVSEKVVRRVMREEGLEVRYLRRRRRWSSYAGEVSEAPPNLPLRPDGTHDFSASRPNELWVTDVTMFTIGSGRCWLSPVVDCFDGAVVAWTLSESPDARMADSMLEAAASTLAAGERPVVHTDRGCHYRWPGWAAICERHGLVRSMSRKGRSPDNAAAEGFFGRLKQEFYHGRDWSGVGFEEFRRRLAGYLAYYNSGRIKRSLGWRSPEQYRRDLGYSLRSV from the coding sequence ATGTACTCGAGCGACGAGAGGGACGCCATCCTGGGGCTCTGGCGCGAGTCCGGCCGGCCGGCCCACAGGTTCGCCAGGGAGTCGGGGCTCGCCTCCGCCGAGTCGATCAGGCGCTGGGCGTCCGGCGACCTGGGCGTCGGCTGGCACGCCCCCTATACTCTTGCCCAGAGGGCCGACGCCGCGCGCAGGGCGCTCGCCGGGGAGGACCCCGCCGAGGTCGCCGCGTCGATCGGCTGCCACCCGGAGACCGTGCGCGGCTGGGCCCGCGCCGCGGGGAGGGAGGGCGAGGTGTCGCTCGCGAACGGACGGGGCGCCCCGCGCGTGCCGCCGCCGGCCGACCCCGGGGACCTGGAGGCCCTCAGGGCCGAGAACCGGGCCCTGAGGCTGGAGCTCGCCAGGGCCGAGGCGGTGTTGGACGTCCTAAAAGGAGGCGGCCCGGGGCGGGGCCCGGACTCGCTGACGGCGGCGGAGAGGGCGCTGGTCGCCGACGCCCTTAGGCCCGGGTTCGGCCTGGAGGACGCCCTGCGCGCGGCCGGCGTGGCGCGCAGCACCTACTACTACCACCGCGCCCGCAGGGGCGCCCCCGACCGCCTGGCCGCCCTGAGGGCGCGGGTGCGCGCCCTGTTCGAGGCCGGGGGCGGGGCCTGGGGCTACCGCACGATATGGGCGAGGCTGCGCCTGGACCCCGACGAGCCCCTGGCGGTCTCCGAGAAGGTCGTGAGGCGCGTCATGCGCGAGGAGGGGCTCGAGGTGCGCTACCTGAGGCGCCGCAGGCGCTGGAGCAGCTATGCCGGCGAGGTCTCCGAGGCCCCTCCCAACCTGCCGCTGCGCCCCGACGGCACCCACGACTTCTCCGCCTCGCGCCCCAACGAGCTGTGGGTCACCGACGTCACCATGTTCACGATAGGGTCGGGGCGCTGCTGGCTGTCGCCGGTGGTCGACTGCTTCGACGGGGCGGTCGTGGCGTGGACCCTGTCGGAGTCCCCCGACGCCCGCATGGCCGACTCGATGCTGGAGGCGGCGGCCTCGACGCTCGCGGCCGGCGAGCGGCCCGTGGTCCACACCGACCGCGGCTGCCACTACAGGTGGCCGGGCTGGGCGGCGATATGCGAGCGCCACGGCCTGGTGCGCAGCATGTCGAGGAAGGGCCGCAGCCCCGACAACGCCGCGGCCGAGGGCTTCTTCGGCCGGCTCAAGCAGGAGTTCTACCACGGCAGGGACTGGTCCGGGGTGGGCTTCGAGGAGTTCCGGCGGCGCCTGGCGGGCTACCTCGCCTACTACAACTCGGGCAGGATCAAGCGGAGCCTGGGGTGGAGGAGCCCGGAGCAGTACCGCAGGGACCTGGGGTACTCTCTCCGTAGTGTCTAA
- a CDS encoding transporter, with the protein MATVQVILILAVFIGGVALMMTKKMPAILALPLMGILIAAVAGVPFISGDKEVKTITSFVIGSGAAKLASTITVTIFGAIFAKVIQKEGISDAIIRKAAELAGDKPMVIAIALTAAIAVIFTAMSGAGPVIMVSQIAVPLLLSAGVAPVVAASLILFGLNIGLLFNVSQYQLYVDTIGMDMEVIKSTSVVMGVVCAVVTLAYIVINTRGAAKSAAWAAQAGSDKKDVNPVALLMPIVPIVLVFFLKWNAETALIVTLVVTALITKPKQAMQVLSSSVVEGIKDVAGVIGLMVGIGILLNGVSAPETSALMQPIISMILPSNPIVYVVVFTILSPLALYRGPLNMYGLGSGLANIFVAAGTLSPAAVGMALRSTSVVQCVSDPTNTQNVIVADYANVDVNDILKSTLPYTMVMALGILVFTAVTLF; encoded by the coding sequence ATGGCAACAGTTCAGGTCATTCTGATTCTGGCCGTCTTCATCGGGGGCGTTGCCCTGATGATGACGAAGAAGATGCCCGCCATTCTGGCGCTGCCGCTCATGGGCATCCTCATCGCCGCGGTCGCCGGCGTGCCGTTCATCTCGGGCGACAAGGAGGTCAAGACCATCACCTCCTTTGTAATCGGCTCTGGTGCCGCCAAGCTCGCCTCAACCATCACGGTGACGATCTTTGGCGCCATCTTCGCCAAGGTGATCCAGAAGGAGGGCATCTCCGACGCTATCATCCGCAAGGCGGCAGAGCTTGCCGGCGACAAGCCCATGGTCATCGCCATCGCTCTGACGGCCGCTATCGCTGTCATCTTCACCGCCATGAGCGGTGCCGGCCCCGTCATCATGGTCTCCCAGATTGCGGTCCCGCTCCTGCTCTCCGCGGGCGTTGCCCCCGTCGTGGCGGCAAGCCTCATCCTATTTGGCCTGAACATCGGCCTTCTGTTCAACGTTTCCCAGTACCAGCTCTACGTTGACACCATCGGCATGGACATGGAGGTCATCAAGTCCACCTCCGTCGTCATGGGCGTCGTGTGCGCCGTCGTGACCCTTGCCTACATCGTCATCAACACGCGTGGCGCCGCCAAGAGCGCCGCCTGGGCAGCCCAGGCGGGCTCCGACAAGAAGGACGTCAACCCCGTTGCCCTTCTCATGCCCATCGTACCGATCGTCCTGGTCTTCTTCCTCAAGTGGAACGCCGAGACCGCGCTTATCGTCACCCTCGTTGTGACCGCGCTCATCACCAAGCCCAAGCAGGCGATGCAGGTCCTCTCCAGCTCCGTGGTCGAGGGCATCAAGGACGTCGCCGGCGTCATTGGCCTCATGGTGGGCATCGGCATCCTGCTCAACGGCGTCTCCGCGCCCGAGACCTCTGCTCTCATGCAGCCCATCATTTCCATGATTCTGCCGAGCAACCCCATCGTCTACGTGGTGGTCTTCACGATCCTCTCGCCGCTTGCCCTGTACCGCGGCCCGCTGAACATGTACGGCCTGGGCTCCGGTCTCGCCAACATCTTCGTTGCCGCCGGAACGCTCTCCCCCGCTGCGGTGGGCATGGCGCTGCGCTCCACCAGCGTCGTCCAGTGCGTCTCCGACCCGACCAACACCCAGAACGTCATCGTGGCCGACTACGCCAACGTTGACGTCAACGACATCCTGAAGTCCACGCTGCCCTATACCATGGTCATGGCGCTTGGCATCCTGGTCTTCACCGCCGTCACCCTGTTCTAA
- a CDS encoding DNA cytosine methyltransferase — protein sequence MATTSHQLASKWLTLRLTIRRLVPDELDQLQCFPRGWTNTGMSDGHRAFCMGNALVTGIPHEIGKALVKSLGE from the coding sequence ATGGCTACAACCTCGCATCAGCTTGCTTCAAAATGGCTAACCTTGCGTTTGACTATACGTCGTCTTGTTCCCGACGAGCTTGACCAGCTGCAGTGCTTTCCGCGGGGGTGGACAAACACGGGCATGAGTGATGGCCACCGCGCGTTCTGCATGGGAAACGCGCTGGTCACGGGCATTCCGCACGAGATCGGCAAGGCGCTCGTGAAGTCGCTGGGGGAGTGA
- the tsaD gene encoding tRNA (adenosine(37)-N6)-threonylcarbamoyltransferase complex transferase subunit TsaD: protein MSNNAEKIVLAVDTSTDMLACAVARVAGTDVEVLASADHLCRRKANVELVGTCERALADAGLGMADVDAVLVGRGPGSFTGVRIGIATAKGLACGLGCPLYGTSALDAMAWSAHKAGIRGKLAVAGDAMRGEVYPGIYQLDDAGAHRTFPAETVVKADACVEVWAARDDAPELTITGNGLVKYRARFEDAGFRPAQVAPEEAWYPTGEGLVRAAVESGAFDASGDPALVLPIYTRLSDAEENERTRLGLATPASVDLTGVDDALAGIHCQLRPMTMNDLTAVAELEAATYEGSAHNAWGQKLFYEELSQPGRSWWVAHDQGRVIGFAGGYLAGADFEVEEVVCDASRRREGIASRLVSRVAYDAQMLGASTCSLEVDEKNAPARGLYDRLGFAEEGRRPGYYGAGHDALILRVGLPLAVDVELVGERPEPRASIRPWPIVPGERSEACREALAVAGPLVLSIESSCDETAMAVTDSHGVVCASVVATQIDFHARFGGVVPEIASRKHTEAIVGVLEETLAQAGAHFGCDTLAPSDLAAVGVTSGPGLVGALVVGVAFAKGLAVAADLPLIAVHHLEGHLMANLFETPDLKPPFVASLVSGGNTMLVHVRAWGDYEVLGATIDDAVGEAFDKVAKALGLGYPGGPVISKLAAKGNPRAIHFPRAMMHSGDYSFSLSGLKTAVITYIEGENRAGRPINLPDLAASFEAAVVDVQVAKAKTAVEETGVSDICIGGGVAANPELRAAYQKTFAKMGVRVTVPPMRACGDNAAMIGIPALRSYLAGNFAELTLDAAPNAPLGTWSTPDAPVPPTWER from the coding sequence ATGAGCAACAACGCCGAGAAGATCGTCCTTGCCGTAGACACCTCAACGGACATGCTGGCCTGCGCCGTCGCGCGCGTGGCGGGCACCGACGTGGAGGTCCTGGCCTCCGCCGACCACCTCTGCCGCCGCAAGGCAAACGTGGAGCTCGTGGGCACCTGCGAGCGCGCGCTGGCAGACGCCGGCCTTGGCATGGCAGACGTGGACGCGGTCCTGGTGGGACGCGGCCCCGGCTCCTTCACGGGCGTGCGCATTGGCATTGCCACGGCAAAGGGCCTGGCCTGCGGCCTGGGATGTCCGCTCTACGGAACCTCGGCGCTCGATGCCATGGCCTGGTCCGCCCACAAGGCCGGCATCCGCGGCAAGCTCGCCGTGGCCGGAGACGCCATGCGCGGCGAGGTCTACCCCGGCATCTACCAGCTGGACGACGCCGGCGCCCACCGCACTTTCCCCGCGGAGACCGTCGTGAAGGCGGACGCCTGCGTCGAGGTCTGGGCTGCTCGCGACGACGCCCCCGAGCTTACCATCACCGGAAACGGCCTGGTCAAGTACCGTGCGCGCTTCGAGGACGCCGGCTTCCGGCCCGCGCAGGTGGCGCCGGAGGAGGCGTGGTACCCCACCGGCGAGGGCCTGGTGCGCGCCGCCGTTGAGTCCGGCGCCTTTGACGCCTCCGGAGACCCGGCGCTGGTCCTGCCCATCTACACGCGCCTCTCCGACGCCGAGGAGAACGAGCGCACGCGCCTGGGCCTTGCGACCCCGGCCTCCGTTGACCTCACCGGCGTGGACGACGCGCTGGCCGGCATTCACTGCCAGCTGCGCCCCATGACCATGAACGACCTCACCGCCGTGGCGGAGCTAGAGGCCGCGACCTACGAGGGCAGCGCCCACAACGCCTGGGGGCAGAAGCTCTTCTACGAGGAGCTCTCACAGCCAGGCCGCAGCTGGTGGGTGGCCCACGACCAGGGTCGCGTCATTGGCTTTGCCGGTGGCTACCTGGCCGGCGCGGACTTTGAGGTTGAGGAGGTCGTCTGCGACGCCTCCCGCCGCCGCGAGGGCATTGCGAGCAGACTGGTTTCTCGCGTGGCCTATGACGCCCAGATGCTGGGCGCCTCCACCTGCTCGCTTGAGGTTGACGAGAAGAACGCGCCGGCCCGCGGCCTCTACGACCGCCTGGGCTTTGCGGAGGAGGGCCGCCGCCCGGGCTACTACGGCGCCGGCCACGACGCGCTCATCCTGCGCGTGGGGCTGCCGCTTGCCGTTGACGTCGAGCTGGTGGGGGAGCGTCCTGAGCCGCGCGCGTCCATCCGCCCCTGGCCCATCGTGCCGGGCGAGCGCAGCGAGGCCTGCCGCGAGGCGCTCGCCGTCGCTGGTCCGCTGGTGCTCTCCATCGAGTCCTCCTGCGACGAGACCGCCATGGCCGTGACGGACTCCCACGGCGTGGTCTGCGCGAGCGTTGTGGCCACTCAGATTGACTTCCACGCGCGCTTTGGCGGCGTGGTGCCCGAGATTGCCAGCCGCAAGCACACCGAGGCCATCGTCGGCGTGCTGGAGGAGACCCTGGCACAGGCGGGCGCTCACTTTGGCTGCGACACCCTCGCCCCGTCTGACCTGGCCGCCGTCGGCGTGACCTCCGGCCCCGGCCTGGTGGGTGCCCTCGTGGTGGGCGTGGCCTTTGCCAAGGGCCTTGCCGTGGCCGCCGACCTGCCGCTCATTGCGGTCCACCACCTTGAGGGCCACCTCATGGCCAACCTCTTTGAGACCCCGGACCTCAAGCCCCCCTTTGTGGCGAGCCTGGTCTCCGGCGGCAACACCATGCTCGTTCACGTGCGGGCCTGGGGAGACTACGAGGTCCTGGGCGCCACCATCGACGACGCGGTGGGCGAGGCCTTCGACAAGGTGGCCAAGGCCCTGGGCCTGGGATACCCCGGCGGCCCCGTGATCAGCAAGCTCGCGGCCAAGGGCAACCCGCGCGCCATCCACTTCCCGCGCGCCATGATGCACAGCGGCGACTACAGCTTCAGCCTCTCTGGCCTCAAGACCGCCGTCATCACCTACATTGAGGGCGAGAACCGCGCGGGTCGTCCGATCAACCTCCCCGACCTTGCGGCGAGCTTCGAGGCGGCCGTGGTGGACGTGCAGGTTGCCAAGGCCAAGACGGCCGTGGAGGAGACCGGCGTCTCCGACATCTGCATCGGCGGCGGCGTGGCGGCCAACCCCGAGCTGCGCGCGGCCTACCAGAAGACCTTTGCCAAGATGGGCGTCCGCGTGACGGTGCCGCCCATGCGCGCCTGCGGAGACAACGCCGCCATGATCGGCATCCCCGCGCTGCGCAGCTACCTGGCGGGCAACTTTGCCGAGCTCACGCTGGACGCCGCCCCCAACGCGCCCCTGGGCACCTGGTCCACGCCGGACGCCCCGGTGCCTCCCACCTGGGAGCGCTAG
- a CDS encoding SDR family NAD(P)-dependent oxidoreductase → MNRLEGKVAVVTGANSGVGAAIAKLFAVEGATVVMTARREAALEEVSAQIEEAGGKTFVMATDISKPDDPERLMAAVEEKYGKIDVLVNNAGILESGLKPVDRFTDEDLDRIIETNQKGTMRCMRAATKRMKAGASIVNIASVAGEKGCGGAVYVSTKAAVIGVTKHTALRFQAEGIRCNAICPGTIVTPMVAGTTAADMDADMMGAMATHSNLRTQPCMPEDVANIALFLASDESRALTGQIMVSDFGAML, encoded by the coding sequence ATGAACCGTCTTGAGGGCAAGGTCGCCGTCGTCACCGGCGCAAACTCCGGCGTCGGCGCCGCCATCGCAAAGCTGTTTGCCGTCGAGGGCGCTACCGTCGTCATGACCGCCCGCCGCGAGGCCGCGCTCGAGGAGGTCTCTGCCCAGATCGAGGAGGCCGGCGGCAAGACCTTCGTTATGGCTACTGACATCTCCAAGCCCGATGACCCCGAGCGCCTGATGGCCGCCGTCGAGGAGAAGTACGGCAAGATCGACGTGCTCGTCAACAACGCCGGCATCCTGGAGAGCGGCCTCAAGCCGGTCGACCGCTTCACCGATGAGGACCTGGATCGCATCATCGAGACCAACCAGAAGGGCACCATGCGCTGCATGCGCGCGGCCACCAAGCGCATGAAGGCCGGCGCGTCCATCGTCAACATCGCCTCCGTCGCAGGCGAGAAGGGCTGCGGCGGCGCGGTCTACGTCTCCACCAAGGCGGCCGTCATCGGCGTGACCAAGCACACCGCCCTGCGCTTCCAGGCCGAGGGCATCCGCTGCAACGCCATCTGCCCGGGCACCATCGTGACCCCGATGGTCGCCGGCACCACCGCGGCTGACATGGACGCCGACATGATGGGCGCCATGGCCACCCACTCCAACCTGCGCACGCAGCCCTGCATGCCCGAGGACGTGGCCAACATCGCCCTCTTCCTGGCCAGCGACGAATCCCGCGCCCTCACGGGCCAGATCATGGTGAGCGACTTCGGCGCCATGCTGTAG
- a CDS encoding Fur family transcriptional regulator, whose product MAGRNTVQREIVLEELRGLANHPTADEVYEAVHAKHPSISKATVYRILNKLAEEGVALRVKINNGADHFDHQVFDHYHVRCVRCGRVDDVEVPNLAGLEEEAARTSGYQICGHTLQFDGICPECQKS is encoded by the coding sequence ATGGCAGGCAGGAACACCGTCCAGAGAGAGATCGTCCTGGAGGAGCTGCGCGGCCTGGCCAACCACCCCACGGCAGACGAGGTGTACGAGGCCGTCCACGCCAAGCACCCAAGCATCAGCAAGGCGACGGTCTACCGCATCCTCAACAAGCTCGCTGAGGAGGGCGTGGCCCTGCGCGTCAAGATCAACAACGGCGCGGACCACTTTGACCATCAGGTCTTTGACCACTACCACGTGCGCTGCGTGCGCTGCGGCAGGGTCGACGACGTGGAGGTCCCCAACCTGGCGGGCCTGGAGGAAGAGGCAGCGCGCACCTCCGGCTACCAGATCTGCGGCCACACGCTGCAGTTCGACGGCATCTGCCCCGAGTGCCAGAAGTCTTAG